Proteins found in one Amycolatopsis umgeniensis genomic segment:
- a CDS encoding response regulator transcription factor, with amino-acid sequence MTIRILIADDEALLRMAFSTVLEAQPDMASVGEAEDGAQAVRLTRELRPDVVLMDVRMPGTDGIEATRQIIQSCPQTRVLILTTFDLDEYAFAGLKAGASGFLLKNTRPEDLLTAIRHVAAGDAVVSPRITRRLLEKFRPHIPADSTGRDERLSRLSAREHEVLVQVGAGLSNSEIAATLYLAEATVKSHLGRVLQKLELRDRIQAVIFAYESRLIHPT; translated from the coding sequence ATGACGATCCGCATCCTCATCGCCGACGACGAAGCGTTGCTCCGCATGGCCTTCAGCACGGTTCTGGAAGCCCAGCCCGACATGGCGTCGGTCGGCGAAGCCGAAGACGGCGCCCAGGCCGTCCGCCTCACCCGGGAACTGCGCCCCGACGTCGTCCTCATGGACGTCCGGATGCCCGGGACCGACGGGATCGAAGCGACCAGGCAGATCATCCAGAGCTGCCCGCAGACCCGGGTGCTGATCCTCACCACCTTCGATCTGGACGAGTACGCCTTCGCCGGGCTCAAGGCCGGAGCCTCGGGATTCCTGCTGAAGAACACCAGGCCCGAGGACCTGCTCACCGCGATCCGCCACGTGGCCGCGGGCGACGCGGTGGTCTCCCCGCGGATCACCCGCCGCCTGCTGGAGAAGTTCCGGCCGCACATCCCCGCCGACAGCACCGGACGCGACGAGCGGCTGAGCCGGCTCAGCGCCCGTGAACACGAGGTGCTCGTCCAGGTGGGCGCCGGCCTGTCCAACTCCGAGATCGCGGCGACCCTGTACCTCGCGGAGGCGACCGTGAAGTCGCACCTGGGGCGGGTCCTGCAGAAACTCGAGCTCCGCGACCGGATCCAGGCCGTGATCTTCGCCTACGAGAGCCGCCTCATCCACCCCACGTGA
- a CDS encoding ATP-binding protein: MEYPLLTAALVCVSLLAAALALLLVRQRRVTVNAARRGEQLLAELRAREEENRHLLHRRLPAIVEAQANQAVTVPGPLRVFNGEDPHRELLVVISELTGQTRRNAAESAAATLRAMMRTVQNLAGEQQVLISAMEEHHDDPDVLDGLLGLDHANSQLGRRAQATAVLCGSWPGLQRSAATLTDVVRGATGRIRDYARVQIPAPSDTAVVSQAVEPVVLAVAELLDNGARHSQPGSPVQVSFQQAHNGLAIVIDDAGVGMTVEAVQRAGWLLEGHGGQDIAALGVPPRIGFAVIGVLSQRYGFRVSVDMRSPFGGVRAVLFLPGELLTRAAVPVPQEVPSLAAPASPAAIAPSPAPHLRVPAPEPQPAEPAEELGTTEHGLPRRRRRAPVTGAATTTLSVPVPPPAAPEPTGSPVNHSPVATATAWQRGTRQGRASSTDDERDFQ, encoded by the coding sequence ATGGAGTACCCCCTGCTGACGGCAGCGCTGGTCTGCGTCTCGCTGCTCGCCGCGGCCCTCGCGCTGCTGCTGGTGCGCCAGCGCCGGGTCACCGTCAACGCCGCCCGTCGTGGTGAGCAGCTGCTGGCCGAACTCCGCGCTCGCGAGGAGGAGAACCGGCACTTGCTGCACCGGCGGTTGCCCGCGATCGTCGAGGCGCAGGCCAACCAGGCCGTGACCGTGCCCGGCCCCTTGCGCGTCTTCAACGGCGAGGACCCCCACCGCGAACTGCTCGTGGTGATCAGCGAGCTGACCGGCCAGACCCGCCGCAACGCCGCCGAATCCGCCGCCGCCACCCTGCGCGCGATGATGCGCACGGTGCAGAACCTCGCGGGGGAGCAGCAGGTGCTGATCTCGGCGATGGAGGAGCACCACGACGATCCCGACGTGCTCGACGGCCTGCTCGGCCTGGATCACGCGAACTCGCAGCTGGGCCGTCGTGCTCAGGCGACCGCCGTGCTCTGCGGTTCGTGGCCGGGCCTGCAGCGTTCCGCCGCGACCCTGACCGACGTGGTGCGCGGGGCCACCGGCCGCATCCGCGACTACGCGCGTGTGCAGATCCCGGCGCCTTCGGACACCGCGGTGGTCAGCCAGGCCGTGGAACCGGTGGTCCTCGCGGTGGCCGAGCTGCTGGACAACGGCGCCCGCCACTCGCAGCCCGGTTCGCCCGTGCAGGTCAGTTTCCAGCAGGCGCACAACGGGCTGGCGATCGTCATCGACGACGCCGGGGTCGGCATGACGGTGGAAGCGGTGCAGCGCGCGGGCTGGCTGCTGGAAGGCCACGGCGGTCAGGACATCGCCGCGCTCGGTGTGCCGCCGCGGATCGGGTTCGCCGTCATCGGCGTGCTTTCCCAGCGCTACGGCTTCCGTGTCTCGGTGGACATGCGCTCGCCCTTCGGCGGGGTGCGCGCGGTGCTGTTCCTGCCGGGCGAGCTGCTCACCCGCGCCGCCGTCCCCGTGCCGCAGGAAGTCCCGTCGCTGGCCGCGCCGGCCAGCCCGGCCGCGATCGCCCCCAGCCCGGCCCCGCACTTGCGCGTTCCCGCGCCGGAACCACAACCGGCCGAACCGGCCGAGGAACTGGGCACCACCGAGCACGGCCTGCCCCGCCGTCGCCGACGCGCCCCGGTGACCGGGGCGGCCACCACCACGTTGTCGGTTCCGGTGCCGCCGCCCGCCGCGCCGGAACCGACCGGGTCCCCGGTGAACCACAGCCCGGTCGCCACGGCCACGGCCTGGCAGCGCGGCACCCGCCAGGGTCGCGCTTCTTCCACCGATGACGAAAGGGATTTCCAGTGA
- a CDS encoding roadblock/LC7 domain-containing protein — MSGSVTTNNRLGWMLDQALQMPETISAVLLSADGLLMAHSQGITVEDAERTAAAVSGLQSLARATGEFCRQPPEKWRQTLIEFDGGFVFLTSAGQGAYVAVSTTGRVDIEGVSSRLQELVQRLGQELTAPPRFPAEGPGNPA; from the coding sequence GTGAGCGGCTCCGTCACCACCAACAACCGGTTGGGCTGGATGCTCGACCAGGCCCTGCAGATGCCGGAGACCATCTCCGCGGTGCTGCTGTCGGCCGACGGCCTGCTGATGGCCCATTCGCAGGGAATCACCGTGGAGGACGCCGAGCGCACCGCCGCCGCGGTCTCCGGGCTCCAGTCGCTCGCCCGCGCCACCGGCGAGTTCTGCCGTCAGCCGCCCGAGAAGTGGCGGCAGACGCTGATCGAATTCGACGGCGGGTTCGTCTTCCTGACCTCCGCGGGACAGGGCGCCTACGTCGCCGTGTCCACCACCGGCCGGGTGGACATCGAGGGCGTTTCCTCGCGCTTGCAAGAGCTGGTGCAAAGACTCGGCCAGGAACTCACCGCGCCACCGCGCTTTCCGGCCGAGGGACCTGGCAACCCGGCATGA
- a CDS encoding sensor histidine kinase, whose protein sequence is MRSARTAVRRRVSRLPPVVRGSLLPVLLLLNVVTTRPPRELPVAVTFTVVLMLPLVWRHRAPRTVFGAVAAVAAVQWLLDVQLPADIALLVALYTVALHSDLRDTLVAGAVLEAGGVLACLRWATDGAFLTPFVAVTAMIVAVGVLGVHVRTHRAYLAAVEKRAVRLEREHDQQARVAVAEERTRITREMHDIVTHNLSVMVALTDAAVYAQHRSPGKATTAMLQISETGRQALTDMRRSLGLLRTGEPDALRHPLPGISQLKTLADQMCAAGLPTRIDLRGGHAHVPATAQLTVYRLVQEALTNTLKHTPAGTEAKVRIECSTETVTVDVTDSGPRPPALATTRSGHGIAGMRERAAAYGGTLRAGPLPSGGWGVHTRLFLAGSGVVSA, encoded by the coding sequence GTGCGTTCTGCGAGAACAGCCGTTCGGCGCCGGGTTTCCCGGCTGCCACCGGTGGTGCGGGGTTCGCTGCTGCCGGTGCTGCTCCTGCTCAACGTCGTGACCACCCGGCCGCCGCGAGAACTGCCGGTGGCCGTGACCTTCACCGTCGTCCTCATGCTGCCCCTGGTGTGGCGGCACCGGGCGCCGCGCACGGTGTTCGGTGCCGTGGCGGCCGTGGCCGCGGTCCAGTGGCTGCTGGACGTCCAGCTCCCGGCGGACATCGCCCTGCTGGTGGCTCTCTACACGGTGGCCCTGCACTCGGACCTGCGCGACACCCTGGTCGCCGGCGCCGTCCTGGAGGCAGGGGGCGTACTGGCCTGTCTGCGCTGGGCCACCGATGGCGCGTTCCTCACGCCGTTCGTCGCGGTCACCGCGATGATCGTCGCCGTCGGCGTCCTCGGTGTGCACGTGCGGACCCACCGCGCCTACCTCGCGGCCGTCGAGAAACGAGCCGTGCGCTTGGAACGGGAACACGATCAGCAGGCGCGGGTGGCCGTCGCCGAAGAGCGGACCCGGATCACCCGGGAGATGCACGACATCGTCACCCACAACCTGTCCGTCATGGTCGCGCTCACCGACGCCGCCGTCTACGCACAGCACCGGTCGCCCGGCAAGGCCACCACCGCGATGCTCCAGATCTCCGAGACGGGACGGCAGGCCCTGACCGACATGCGGCGTTCCCTGGGCCTCCTGCGCACCGGCGAACCGGACGCGCTGCGGCATCCGCTGCCCGGGATCAGCCAGCTGAAGACCCTCGCCGACCAGATGTGCGCCGCCGGGCTGCCGACCCGTATCGACCTCCGCGGCGGCCACGCCCACGTACCCGCCACCGCGCAACTGACCGTCTATCGCCTGGTCCAGGAAGCCTTGACCAACACCCTCAAACACACCCCCGCCGGCACCGAAGCGAAGGTCCGGATCGAGTGCTCGACCGAGACCGTCACCGTGGACGTCACCGACAGCGGCCCTCGCCCGCCAGCCCTCGCCACCACCCGGTCCGGCCACGGCATCGCCGGCATGCGAGAGCGCGCGGCCGCCTACGGGGGGACGTTGCGGGCAGGACCGCTCCCGAGCGGCGGCTGGGGTGTCCACACCCGCCTGTTCCTCGCCGGCAGCGGGGTGGTGTCCGCATGA
- a CDS encoding DUF742 domain-containing protein → MSGQRGERALVRPHVVTEGRAHPTRNTLDVATVVLATWAPVTGLSPEKRRVMELCRGGALAVAEVAAHLKLPTSVTKVLLSDLLDSGHIESRAAVRETEVPDQQLLQKVLDGLRALT, encoded by the coding sequence ATGAGCGGGCAGCGGGGGGAACGGGCGCTGGTCCGGCCGCACGTGGTCACCGAGGGCCGGGCCCATCCGACCCGCAACACCCTCGACGTGGCCACCGTGGTGCTGGCCACCTGGGCGCCGGTGACCGGGCTGAGCCCGGAAAAACGACGGGTGATGGAGCTGTGCCGGGGCGGCGCGCTGGCCGTCGCGGAGGTGGCAGCGCATCTCAAGCTGCCCACCAGCGTCACCAAGGTGCTGTTGTCGGACCTGCTCGACAGCGGGCACATCGAATCACGGGCTGCGGTGCGCGAGACCGAGGTCCCCGACCAGCAACTCCTGCAGAAGGTACTCGATGGCCTCCGTGCTCTCACCTGA
- a CDS encoding GTP-binding protein, with product MASVLSPDRYVSATVRTSVKILIVGPFAVGKTTFVGTLSEIRPLRTEERMTQAGALVDDLSGVRGKDTTTVAMDFGRLTLSDEVVLYLFGAPGQQRFTQMWKDLAHGALGALVLVDPSRLQDSFDVMGLLEELDLPYAVAVNQFDGAPRFPEAELREALDLLPQTRLVTCDARDRASAASALISLVDYLFTPVRQEHS from the coding sequence ATGGCCTCCGTGCTCTCACCTGATCGCTACGTTTCCGCCACGGTCCGGACCTCGGTCAAGATCCTCATCGTCGGCCCGTTCGCGGTGGGGAAGACCACCTTCGTCGGCACGCTCTCGGAGATCCGCCCGCTGCGCACCGAGGAGCGGATGACCCAGGCGGGCGCGCTGGTCGACGACCTGTCCGGCGTACGAGGCAAGGACACCACCACGGTGGCCATGGACTTCGGACGCCTGACACTGAGCGACGAGGTGGTGCTCTACCTCTTCGGCGCCCCGGGGCAGCAGCGGTTCACGCAGATGTGGAAGGACCTCGCCCACGGTGCGCTCGGGGCGCTGGTGCTGGTCGATCCCAGCCGCCTGCAGGACTCGTTCGACGTGATGGGCCTGCTGGAGGAACTGGACCTGCCCTACGCGGTGGCGGTCAACCAGTTCGACGGCGCGCCGCGTTTCCCCGAAGCCGAGCTGCGCGAGGCGCTCGATCTGCTACCCCAGACCCGGCTGGTCACCTGTGACGCCCGCGATCGCGCGTCGGCTGCCTCCGCGCTGATCAGCCTGGTCGACTACCTGTTCACTCCCGTCCGCCAGGAGCATTCGTGA
- a CDS encoding DUF1772 domain-containing protein has product MLTTLEIVTTVIVGLMVGVEFSVAFVINPILNALPDDSMVRGRAHGGRMLGAVMPVWYIGSLILVAGWAIAGWQHAGAGLVAAAGALLIVSVVMSLLLLVPINNRGKTWTAENRPADWKQQMNRWDRLHYIRVAVIIAAFALLVVALA; this is encoded by the coding sequence ATGCTCACGACACTCGAGATCGTCACCACCGTGATCGTCGGCCTGATGGTGGGCGTGGAGTTTTCCGTCGCGTTCGTCATCAACCCGATCCTCAACGCGCTCCCCGACGACAGCATGGTGCGTGGCCGTGCCCACGGTGGCCGGATGCTCGGCGCCGTCATGCCGGTCTGGTACATCGGTTCGCTCATCCTCGTCGCGGGCTGGGCGATCGCCGGATGGCAGCACGCCGGCGCCGGACTCGTCGCCGCCGCCGGCGCGCTGCTGATCGTCAGCGTGGTCATGTCGCTCCTGCTGCTCGTCCCGATCAACAATCGGGGCAAGACGTGGACCGCCGAGAACCGGCCCGCCGACTGGAAGCAGCAGATGAACCGCTGGGACCGCCTCCACTACATCCGCGTCGCCGTCATCATCGCCGCCTTCGCCCTGCTGGTCGTCGCTCTTGCCTGA
- a CDS encoding DNRLRE domain-containing protein: protein MTLRRSLTLLTVALVIAPTVTGGAMAAAETAGQQRSEVTLSATSWGHVDSATPTTAYFKPSGTLPIGTWDTTPHRQRSYVNFDLSSLRGAPFTTVLLSAGETHYVGCDSRATEVWRTSAYTKQSTWQNRPAERTRVASRGADGTCVDNDATFDVTAAVRDAVAHKVRHLTLGLRVAEAHEADPAFYRRIEAPATLRVVNNAPPAKPTDLRTNDEPCAKDGIGALASRQLKLSAQAPDPDGDSTSGQFSWWPVADPSQRHTGVGPGNPVEAYPDTSALADGTYAWEVYAQDNWGAKSSTAGPCRFTVDRTDPKAPAVVSATYPADTEGGGVGVAGEFTFSPNGSTDVARYDYSFGADTREIAAGPDGTATVSFTPTANGWHSVVVRAWDRAGNLSLSTYHSFIVKETRPTVTSDRYPPQGGPDGGIGVPGVFRFAPGTPNVVAYDYRLDDGASATATAGPDGVAEVTIAPATGGDHVLFVRSTDTSGVKSPEREYRFLVDASPVVSGPENVELGTSATYTAKPRMPGVAEYDYWFASAESTKWTVKANADGTATLPVEFTSADQNVLRVQARDASGGLSPVTEKRLWLNTWRPTIGYEGDIGTEGGAATFTFTTPMPNAVEFEYWLTADPATRWTVPVSGNTATVSYTPPRIGDYEMLARAKNTAGVWSAADDITWTVTNDPTVTSKEFQTNGRVFPGTFTFEARQPGAVAFEYSFGWGPFQRIAAQDGRAVLAWTPPLPPEGSAYHNLRVRTVTADNVSSQEKTYYFNILSAPYVSSKEYPEGEWSGGAGVPGTFTFTPGMPGIVSYTYHVRNDWGAVTEEVTVPADGSGAGTMTWTPSDRGVFSVFVRGNTADGTRSGGIGYPVYVR from the coding sequence ATGACCTTACGAAGATCACTGACGTTGCTCACCGTCGCGCTCGTGATTGCGCCGACCGTCACCGGTGGCGCGATGGCGGCAGCGGAAACCGCCGGTCAACAGCGTTCCGAGGTGACGCTGTCCGCGACGTCCTGGGGTCACGTCGACTCGGCGACACCGACCACCGCCTACTTCAAGCCATCCGGCACCTTGCCGATCGGTACGTGGGACACCACACCGCACCGCCAACGCTCCTACGTGAATTTCGACCTGAGTTCGTTGCGGGGAGCGCCGTTCACGACGGTGCTGCTGTCGGCAGGCGAGACGCACTACGTCGGCTGCGACAGCCGCGCCACCGAGGTGTGGCGGACCTCCGCCTACACGAAACAGTCGACCTGGCAGAACCGCCCGGCGGAGCGGACACGGGTAGCGTCCAGGGGTGCCGACGGCACCTGCGTCGACAACGACGCCACGTTCGACGTCACCGCCGCGGTGCGGGACGCGGTCGCCCACAAGGTTCGTCATCTCACGCTGGGCCTCCGTGTCGCCGAAGCCCACGAGGCGGACCCGGCGTTCTATCGGCGGATCGAGGCCCCGGCGACGCTTCGGGTGGTCAACAACGCGCCGCCCGCGAAGCCGACCGACCTCCGCACCAACGACGAACCCTGTGCCAAGGACGGCATCGGAGCGCTGGCGAGCCGCCAGTTGAAGCTGAGCGCACAGGCACCCGACCCGGACGGCGACAGCACGTCCGGGCAGTTCAGTTGGTGGCCGGTGGCGGACCCGTCGCAACGGCACACGGGTGTCGGGCCGGGCAACCCCGTCGAGGCGTACCCGGACACCTCGGCCCTCGCCGACGGGACCTACGCGTGGGAGGTGTACGCGCAGGACAACTGGGGCGCGAAGTCGTCCACGGCCGGCCCGTGCCGGTTCACCGTCGACCGCACGGATCCGAAGGCGCCTGCCGTCGTCTCCGCGACGTACCCGGCGGACACCGAGGGCGGCGGGGTCGGTGTGGCGGGTGAGTTCACCTTTTCCCCCAACGGCTCCACCGACGTCGCGCGGTACGACTACAGCTTCGGCGCGGACACGCGGGAGATCGCCGCGGGTCCCGACGGCACGGCCACCGTCAGCTTCACGCCGACGGCCAACGGCTGGCATTCGGTGGTCGTGCGGGCGTGGGACCGGGCGGGCAACCTCTCGCTCAGCACCTACCACTCGTTCATCGTCAAGGAGACGCGGCCGACGGTCACGTCCGACCGCTACCCGCCGCAGGGCGGCCCGGACGGCGGCATCGGCGTGCCGGGCGTGTTCCGGTTCGCGCCGGGGACGCCGAACGTCGTGGCGTACGACTACCGGCTGGACGACGGCGCGTCCGCCACGGCAACGGCAGGCCCGGACGGCGTCGCCGAGGTGACGATCGCGCCGGCCACCGGTGGTGATCACGTGCTTTTCGTGCGCAGCACCGACACCTCGGGCGTGAAGTCGCCGGAACGGGAGTACCGGTTCCTTGTCGACGCGTCACCGGTGGTGAGCGGGCCCGAAAACGTCGAACTCGGCACGTCGGCCACGTATACGGCGAAACCGAGAATGCCGGGCGTGGCCGAGTACGACTACTGGTTCGCGAGTGCCGAGAGTACTAAGTGGACGGTCAAGGCGAATGCCGACGGAACCGCCACGCTGCCGGTCGAATTCACCTCGGCCGACCAGAACGTGCTGCGGGTGCAGGCCCGCGACGCGTCCGGCGGGCTGTCCCCGGTGACGGAGAAACGGTTGTGGCTCAACACTTGGCGACCGACGATCGGCTACGAGGGCGACATCGGGACGGAGGGTGGGGCGGCCACGTTCACCTTCACCACCCCGATGCCGAACGCCGTGGAGTTCGAGTACTGGCTGACGGCGGACCCGGCGACCAGGTGGACCGTGCCGGTCAGCGGTAACACGGCGACGGTGAGCTACACCCCGCCGAGGATCGGCGACTACGAAATGCTGGCGCGCGCGAAGAACACGGCGGGCGTGTGGTCGGCGGCGGACGACATCACGTGGACGGTGACGAATGATCCGACGGTGACCTCGAAGGAGTTCCAGACGAACGGGCGGGTGTTCCCCGGCACCTTCACGTTCGAAGCCCGCCAGCCGGGCGCGGTGGCGTTCGAGTACTCGTTCGGCTGGGGTCCGTTCCAGCGGATAGCCGCTCAGGACGGACGCGCCGTGCTGGCATGGACTCCCCCGCTGCCACCGGAAGGCTCGGCGTACCACAATCTGCGGGTGCGTACGGTGACCGCCGACAATGTCTCCTCGCAGGAGAAAACGTACTACTTCAACATATTGAGCGCGCCGTACGTGTCTTCCAAGGAATACCCGGAAGGCGAGTGGTCGGGCGGTGCCGGTGTGCCGGGGACGTTCACCTTCACGCCGGGTATGCCGGGCATCGTCTCGTACACCTACCACGTCCGGAACGACTGGGGTGCCGTGACAGAGGAGGTCACCGTACCGGCGGACGGTTCGGGTGCGGGGACGATGACGTGGACCCCGTCTGACCGAGGCGTCTTCTCGGTCTTCGTGCGGGGCAACACGGCCGACGGCACCAGGTCGGGTGGCATCGGCTACCCGGTGTACGTCCGCTAG
- a CDS encoding glycine betaine ABC transporter substrate-binding protein: protein MRMLQRTTAVVLALVASASLAVGCTIGKDETGAQVGAGSIKKIDALNGVQIRVSSKEFDEQLLLGQIALVALQAAGASPQDKTNITGSSNVRQALTSGAVDLYWEYTGTAWISYLTQTKPISDPQAQYEAVKQADIANGVTWWARSPANDTYALAGNPATLARTGVKTLSDYAALVKQDPAAASTCMGPEFKSRDDGFPGLAKTYGFTLPDPQVHLLNDAVVYPSVGKGDPCGFGSVASTDGRVAAQNLTVLEDDKHFFPTYNPAISIATPLAQKYPQLEQVFTPIAAKLDTATLTDLNKKVSVDGQKAATVAHDWLKSAGFIS, encoded by the coding sequence ATGCGGATGCTCCAGCGCACGACAGCCGTTGTGCTCGCGCTCGTCGCGTCAGCGTCGCTCGCGGTCGGCTGCACGATCGGCAAGGACGAGACCGGCGCCCAGGTCGGCGCGGGATCCATCAAGAAGATCGACGCGCTCAACGGCGTCCAGATCCGGGTCAGCTCCAAGGAGTTCGACGAGCAACTGCTGCTCGGCCAGATCGCCCTCGTCGCACTGCAGGCGGCCGGGGCGAGCCCGCAGGACAAGACCAACATCACCGGCTCGAGCAACGTCCGCCAGGCGCTCACCAGCGGCGCGGTCGACCTGTACTGGGAATACACCGGCACCGCCTGGATCAGCTACCTCACCCAGACCAAGCCGATCAGCGATCCGCAGGCGCAGTACGAAGCGGTCAAACAAGCCGACATCGCCAACGGCGTCACCTGGTGGGCACGCTCGCCGGCCAACGACACCTACGCCCTCGCCGGCAACCCGGCGACACTGGCCCGGACCGGCGTCAAGACGCTGTCCGACTACGCGGCACTGGTGAAACAGGACCCGGCCGCGGCCTCGACCTGTATGGGGCCGGAGTTCAAGAGCCGGGACGACGGGTTCCCCGGCCTGGCGAAGACCTACGGGTTCACCCTGCCCGATCCGCAGGTGCACCTGCTCAACGACGCCGTCGTCTACCCGAGCGTCGGCAAGGGGGACCCCTGCGGCTTCGGCTCGGTCGCCTCCACCGACGGGCGCGTGGCCGCGCAGAACCTCACCGTGCTCGAGGACGACAAGCACTTCTTCCCGACGTACAACCCCGCCATCTCGATCGCCACTCCGCTCGCCCAGAAGTACCCGCAGCTGGAGCAGGTCTTCACGCCGATCGCCGCGAAGCTCGACACCGCGACGCTCACCGACCTGAACAAGAAGGTCAGCGTCGACGGCCAGAAGGCCGCCACGGTCGCCCACGACTGGCTCAAGTCGGCGGGCTTCATCAGCTGA
- a CDS encoding epoxide hydrolase family protein: MVAEPFKASITEAEIADLRERLRRTRWPEPEPVDDWSQGLPLAYAQELCRGWAEDYDFGFAERLNAFPQYRDTVDGLGIHFLHVRSPEPDAFPLVLTHGWPGSVLEFLEVLGPLTDPRAHGGDPADAFHVVAPSLPGYGWSDKPSTTGWGVTRTARAWDTLMVSLGYERYGAQGGDWGSAVSGALGEVAPERVAGVHLNLGSVAAGTFDDPTPAELANLQAEKEFQRTGRGYSAIQATRPQTLGYGLTDSPAGQAAWIAEKYWAWTDHGGSLEDALPRQKILDEISVYWFTASATSSARLYWESFAGFRDKVTAPSGLSVYPRDITRPSRREAELRFTDLRWFEEMPRGGHFAALEQPQSLIEQVRGFFRLFR; the protein is encoded by the coding sequence ATGGTCGCCGAGCCGTTCAAGGCCAGCATCACCGAAGCCGAGATCGCGGATCTGCGTGAACGGTTGCGACGGACGCGGTGGCCCGAGCCCGAGCCGGTGGACGACTGGTCGCAGGGGTTGCCGCTGGCTTACGCGCAGGAGCTGTGCCGCGGCTGGGCCGAGGACTACGACTTCGGGTTCGCCGAGCGCCTGAACGCCTTCCCGCAGTACCGCGACACCGTCGACGGGCTGGGCATCCACTTCCTGCACGTCCGCTCGCCGGAGCCGGACGCGTTCCCGCTCGTGCTCACGCACGGGTGGCCGGGTTCGGTGCTGGAGTTCCTGGAGGTCCTCGGCCCGCTGACCGATCCGCGCGCGCACGGCGGTGATCCGGCGGACGCGTTCCACGTGGTCGCGCCGTCGTTGCCCGGCTACGGCTGGAGTGACAAGCCGTCGACGACCGGGTGGGGCGTCACGCGCACCGCGCGGGCCTGGGACACGCTGATGGTTTCGCTGGGCTACGAGCGATACGGCGCGCAAGGCGGTGACTGGGGTTCGGCGGTGTCCGGTGCGCTGGGCGAGGTGGCACCCGAGCGGGTCGCCGGCGTCCACCTGAACCTGGGGTCCGTGGCGGCGGGCACCTTCGACGACCCGACGCCCGCGGAGCTGGCGAACCTCCAAGCAGAGAAGGAGTTCCAGCGCACCGGCCGGGGGTACTCGGCGATCCAGGCCACCCGCCCGCAGACCCTCGGCTACGGCCTCACCGACTCCCCGGCGGGGCAGGCCGCCTGGATCGCCGAGAAGTACTGGGCCTGGACGGATCACGGGGGCAGTCTCGAGGACGCGTTGCCGCGGCAGAAGATCCTCGACGAGATCTCGGTCTATTGGTTCACCGCGTCGGCCACGTCGTCGGCGCGTCTGTACTGGGAGAGCTTCGCCGGCTTCCGGGACAAGGTGACCGCGCCATCCGGACTGTCGGTCTACCCACGTGACATCACCCGTCCGTCGCGGAGGGAGGCCGAACTGCGGTTCACCGACCTGCGCTGGTTCGAGGAAATGCCGCGAGGCGGCCACTTCGCCGCCCTGGAGCAGCCGCAGTCACTGATCGAGCAGGTGCGCGGGTTCTTCCGCCTCTTCCGCTGA